Part of the Henckelia pumila isolate YLH828 chromosome 2, ASM3356847v2, whole genome shotgun sequence genome is shown below.
CATCACACGCACACGTGGTTTACATGTGATATGTGAAGGAGATATATTTTTGTTGGTTATGTGTCATGAAACCAAATGGATGGAACGAAAGAGTTGAATACTTTTTGAATCATGATATGCAAACTTGTGCTAAACATGTATTGATTTGTGAACGAGGGGTTTGATTTTTCGACTTTTTTTGGTGAATTAGGATATGGAGGAGAGGGAGAAATTAGTGAAGCACATGTGGGATGTGTATACAAACGGCAAGAGGGTTGCATTGCCTAGGTTTTGGAAGGATGCATTTGTTGCTGCCTACGAGGATTTGACTAGTGAGGTGCCTGAGGTTCGGGAGGCTGCCATTACAGAGATTGCTAGGATGTCCGTTCACCACATAGAGAATCTTCCTGCGCCTCTACATTCTTCATCATCTTTGGTCAGCTAAATATTCAATTCTCTATTTCTAAAACAGTTATTGGGTTTTGTTGGTGTATATTGATGTGCTGTCTGGATTTAGACATGTTTTGGTTAGGTTGAATTGGTTGAGTTTCGCTTGGGTTTGTCTTTCGGGgaaatctttgattattttcattttggTGCATTGTACTAGTAAGTTGACAACTTGACATACTAAGATATATTGAATTAAGTCATTCATGTCCAGCTTTCGAAATGGGAAAATCTTGCCAGCAGATTAATTCTCCAAACGCTGTCACCACAATTAAGTATTTATGTTTAAATATGTATTCAAGGATAAAAGCATAGCTTAAATGAGAAACAGAATAAATGCACAGCTTTAAAGATATGGACAATGTCTGGAGTAAATATGGAGTGTTTACAGAAATTGTAGCAGTAGCCaatgatatattttaatattggtGAAAGTGAAGATCAGCACAGAAGATGATATAAAATACATAGGAGGAAAGGGATTGAAGATGGTTTTGATTCTTGGTGTTCTAAAAACTTGGAAACAGAGTAAAAACAGGAAGGAGGCGAAATGGACAGACGAAGTGTGGATGGAAGAAAAATGGGCGAGTATGATATATGTGATACGAGAAatcattatttaaattttaaacatcGACTTTTTAATCACTCTTCCACTTAAGTTTTGAGCGAGAAAAAAGGAAAACAGGAAAGTTTGGGGATGTGATGGGTGATGAAATTTGCTCGATTGCTAGTTGCTGCTGTTAATTTTCTGGAGTTGATTGCCTAGGCTCATTATTTGGCTCTCTGAGAAATAAGTGGGAAAAGGTCAGTAGAGAGGATGTGGTTTTGAAACACATAGCCATGGAAATATGAACTTCTGTTTTACTACGCACTTAATTTGCTTCCAGTGGAACTTGCAACTTTGAAATGATTGGCATTTACAGCTTACATTCTGTTTTTAAATTCTGTCTTTGCATAACTTAGAGTCTTGTCCGTGTGTTTTTCTAAAAAAACAATGAAATATCATGTTCCACAAATTACTCTCTGTTAAGCACATGTATTTTCTCCTACAAATAAGAAACGGTTGCCAAGGAAAATGAGATAGGAATGTTTGTGCTTAGGCAAATAATACTGTGTGCACAATTTCTTTCTGGTTTCTGCTGATGAATCTTTTAGTTGTGAGTCGAGAGCTCAATGATTCTTCTTTGGCCTTGTCTGTTAAATTTGCATAATTCGTTGGCAGCTTTTGTTGTtcgattttctttctttcaatGGACTGGAAATGGATATCGTCAGATTGATTTCCCTAATTTGCATGGTTTCAGGCTTACAGTTCTTCACTATACCatgcaaaaaattttattgtttttgatCTCCTTGGTTCAAGTGAACATTCTAGCTCAATATGGCATTTTCCCACGCTATGGTGAATTCAGTTGATTGAGATAATGAAATTCAGTGGCACCATTCATTTTCGTGGCTCTGCTTTGGCTTTATGAGGCCCCTCCTCAAGATTGATAATGTTTTTATTAATGTTCTGCCAGTGATGAAgctaaaaattatatatgtgaGGAAACTAAGTACTAAAATTGATATGCAATTTGTACCCTAGCATTTTCTGTGGTTCCTTAAATTCAGCCTTTTTTTCTTTATCGTTTCAGGGCAACCGAGATTTGAAGCTAAGGCAAGGATAGAACAATGCAATGAACTCAAAACGAAGTAACTCGTCACAGGATCAGGTACATGATTAGTTTCGTGgaaaaaaggattccgcttCTGCTTCACTAGAAAGGTGACATCAaggaaatcacatacttggttCCTTGTCATCTAGGAACACGGACAAATTTTTGTCGGAATGTTTCGTTTTCGAAACTTTTCCCGCTAACACCTAATTGTCATAATGTTTGACGAGTAAAACGATCCTTAACTCCTTTCATTGATGATCAAatcttttgtgttttttttctttggGTCCTTCTGAAATCAATTGCACTGATGTTCCTATCAAAGAATTGTGTGGATACGTCTCGAGCATTCTAATAACATCAATTTTGCTTTCGATGGCTATCAAAATATTCGTTTTCTTACGGTTTTGGCTCTCGTAAGTTGTTTTGGACCCAAAGTTCTCATATCaaagaatttaatttttatcttttaaatttattagGCTTGTTTGGTACTGTTATTTCGTTGATAATCAAATGCTTCGGTCGCTGatatttgagtttgagtcgattGAGGCTAAATGTCTCAACCATTTTCGTATAGATCATAGAtaatttatcttattattatcattattattattattattattattaatactattattattattattattattattattattattattattttgtgttttaaattaaattaatatatatatatgatcccAAAACGtgagacaaataattttttataataagcATATAATTCATGAATTCACGGAAGATTCAGCATTCTGAACCATGCATGGGAAAAGGGCAATGAAATCTTCTTATTGTCTTGTTAGGAGACCAACCCGTAATGATATTCGATTAAGCAAATTCAAAATATAGATGAAAGAAACAAAATAGGACACTCAAGGATTACTGATAGTTCAAATTTCAGTCCTATTACAACAAGGAAATATAATGCAATTATAACCaaaacctatatatatatatcatcctAGCTACACACTCATGTAAAAGAAATTCATACAATACTGCTTCAACAGCCTATTCACTTTTCCGGCAAGAAAAATCAAACATGGACTCAACGGGCGACATATTCAAAGATCGTGTCCCGATCAGAGCCACCTACAACAACCTCTTCAAGCGACCGGAATCCGAACGAGAGTTTCTCGAGTCAATCATCGCCCACGCACACCATGATGGCCCGGTACGCATGTACGGTCATCCCATGGTGGTGGCGAGCTTTAAGAGCCGGCAGTTGTTTTTGAGAAGCTATCCTTTCACTAGAGAAGAAAGTTGTGAAAATATGATTGGATGCTTCAGTTGGAGTAAGGTGAAGGAGGCGGTGAACTCCGGCGGTGGTGGGGTGAAGTGCGCAAGGCTGAGGAAGGCAAAGAAGGAGGCTTGCTCCGCCTTGAGATCGATTTTCCGGCATGTGGTTACTGCCTTGCACTGCCAAAATCTGAAGAAATATTGAACTTGATCGAGGAATTTGATAGATTAATGTAATTTTTCGCATACTTGGTTCCTCGAACGTTATTTAGCAATGCAGCACGATAAATTATTGTATAAATACTTCCGGAGGCGTATCCAGACTTTTCGATCAGAGTCGGCGAAttcaatagatttaaaaatttatacaaTAAATATCATACATTaactttatatgtttttttatttattttagaacTCTCTTAAATTTCATGCTTTGAATATAATGAATAATATTTTCCTTATCAACCGTATCAAACACATAAGGTACCAAACAATTATTTGATCATCTTTTAGCTGATTACGAAGTCATGTTttactaattttcaatattcaaaaaatattttctacaaTTGCAGTTACAACGGATATATAACAATGCCAATTTTCAAAGTAAATATATCAAATgaaataattgttttttttttctattaaacGATCTTTTTAACAATCTCGCTAATTTTTGCGAAATCAAAAAATTGATTGATACTTCATATATCAAATAAAGGTATGATGTTGGTGCTCAAGATGCTCTAACTCTATTAAAGAGCAAATTGAAATAATATTTCTTATCAtaagtaaaaaataaataaatttgatggatcaaaacatgatatacatGACAAAAAATTTGTGTTCATCCAATTaaagaaatatatgtttaaatctCTGAAATTTGTCACttcataaaatttttcaaaacgaTATTGGTTAAGATGATCTTTTTTCAGTGCTAGTCAAGATGGATGCGACTCTTTTGTTATTGAGGAGGAGGATGtacaattaaaattgaaaaatgcTAAGGGTACAACAAATATCGTGTACAACAATATTTACAACAATAATGTCGTGAGTTTTTCTTTCGCAAGATTTTGTATTTACTGTATCGTGAGATTtcgataaattaaattattgtattgaatttttttatgccGTAAGATTTGATATACGAATTTCGTTGTACCTGTAGCATCAATCattaaaatttgtattttaaaaagATATTATACATAtactactaattttttttagaattttaggGAGGCAGTCGCCTACTTTCGAATCATGTAGCTCCGCTACTGAATACTTCGTTTTCGAAAAAATTTCCGCTGACACCTAATTTAGCAATGGCCATACTGTTTGAAGAGAGAAACGATCTTAATTTAACTATTTTCATGCATTATATATACAGTTATCAAATGCTTCGGTGGTTGATTTTGAGTTTGAGTGGATTAAAGTTAAATGGCTCAACAAGAGATAGATCCAACTAGAAGCCATTGGTTTGCACTCGTCACTTCTCAAATTTATCTTATCTAATTGTATCCTCCAAATTTGCaatagtaatttttttttaaaaaaaattaatcgacGCCGTCCTCTTGTCTCAATCGCAGATGCAAATTCATTGATCCGAAATCCAAATACACTCCAAACGTGTTTGTGAGTTATTAACTTATTTACAATATATGTTGTTAGGAATTAATCCAAAAGAGTTTGATATTCTAGAATTATCAAACAATTGAACAAATAGCAAAACAATAACACAATCCCAACTAACACAGATCAAACACCAACTCACAAGAAAACAAATAAACGAAACAAGTATTTACGTGATTCGACAAGGAATTTGCCTACGttcacgggagagcaacacaaccaCTTTATTAATTACCAATAGAATAAATCCAAGCTCTAACaccagagcttattacagagacaGCCAAGATAAACTCTAACGCTATCACTCAATTCAAGCTTTAAAGCCTTGaattcttcccgtcacaatctacgCCCCAGTTTTCTTCTCTGaaatctctcttttcttctctctcaaaagtcttctggagtttgaagaatttgattttctgttatatTCATTGGCGtagcttccatctgcttatatagagaattacacCGATTTttatcttgggctttaggtcaacaacaACTTACGGCCCAATTATAAACTCAACATGGTTCAACCCGATAAGTCATCTTGCATCAATCTGGTCTGCTATCGTACTTCGATCTGCATTGATCTACCTTCAAGCTTACACCTTCTCggacacttcatctgacttctaaccaagtcccAGTACTCGAGCAATCGATCAGCATGAAgtcatgaactcatccgaagactcatctgaccatcaacTTCGATCTGATCCAAGTATTCGATCtgaccatgaactcatctgatcactgaATTCATCTGATCTGTACTCTTTGATCTGATCTTTTCTCTATTCTTATTCAATTTGATAGAAGCATAGTTCAACATATGttttagaaaaaataaatttctagGATTAATACTTAAAGTACTAGCTATCAAAGGTTTGGGAAACTATAAACCCAACCGAATTATTTTGGGAAGTGAGGGAACGTAAACCTAGCCATTTTTTTGTGTAATTTCATAGATTGGGGTGGACATAATTAGACTGACTTAACAAATTGACATCATTTTGACATCTCTAACTTAACATATAATGTTGTTATCTTTGGCACCTTACATGTTAGGTTGATGATTGCAATTTACTTTGATCTTCTTCCGATCTAAAGCTTTAACCACTCAAAATTTGCCcccttatcttttattttcatTTCAATCTATTTAATTATTCAAATGATTAGATTTTGACTTTGGTCCACTATGGTACTTTCATGTTTCATAGGGGTAATATGCAGATTTTGTTCATTATGATCATAATTTAGACCATTTAAagaaaattcaataaataatcaaagagcATATTTTAACTTGAAATCTAGTCGATCTTCTTAATAATTAGGAAGTAATCGAACAGAGcttttgaattattgagtttgacttatttataatgcaatcaataaattataaatttaaatattcattaaaaattaaatcttaTATTCCAAGACTATAATTAAATTTgtaatcttattttaataaataaatttaataaatttttctatatttgtcataaataaaaatagggAAAATAGTTATTTTGGTCCCATAATTTTATCACATTTATATTTTAGTCCTCTATATATGTTTTCAAatttaaggtagtgtttggaataACTTCTAGAAAGCGCTTCTCACCTTTATctcaacaaaatttcaaaattttgttaaagaaaagttgagaaattagaagctctctcaaacactacctaagtttCAGTCctctaaaaatttgaaaattttagtttttttctcGTCAAAAAATCTGATGTGTCACTATACAAGTCACTTCACGTCAGCGCTACATTGGTGTCAAGTCAACGCCAcgtaaaaaaaactaaaattgacagataatgtatatatatatatatatatagaaattttcagctgcttAACTCGCAACCGACCACTAAAATCcggtaccgtgttttagttatgcgaaaaaaaaaaaaaagaaaacaactaAAACTCAGTATCGAGTTTTAGTGGTCGAGAACGAGACGAGAAAATATTGTTGGACAACTGAAATTTTAGTTATgcgaaaaatcaaaaaaaaagaaaacaactaAAACGCAGTATCGAGTTTTAATAATCAAGGACAAGACGAGAAAATATTATTGGACAActgaaaaatcatcaatatatatataaatgatacCTAATGTTCGCAAGAAGATCACGTTTTGcacatatcaaaattttatatgtatctatatctatatatatatatatacattaacaGTGATACAGGAGTAAGAGAAGAAGGATGGCGAATAATCTGAAGTTAAGAATCTGCAGAGCAGTGGCGTCCACCATGCAATCGTGCCGCTCCAAAGACCCTAATTCCACTCTCCCACAGAACCCCGTACCACCGCCGCCACTCTCCGCCGCACATTTCCCCAGCTTCCACGAACACCATCTTGCCTCCGCCGGAGAAACATTCGAGTGGAAGAAGGAGGGAAAATGGCATGTCGTTGACAAGATCTGCGACAAGACAACCCCTCGCCGGGAAATCAAGATGTCGGGTAACTCTCCGCCGCCGCCCGAGCTGGATAAAAAGAAGCGGCGCgtcaagaagaagaagaagaagaagaagaagaagaagaacgtACCCAGCAGGCTTCGTGTCAGCACCTCGTCGGGTGACAGCGGTTGGTACAGCAGCGAATGCGGCGGCGGTGGCGGCGCTGGTGGGCTCGAAAGAGATCACGATGAGGAGGAAACAGAAACCTTAATGAACAACAACATCTCCACCGACGACTCTCCCGCTCACAAACAACAACACAGAAACATGATGATAAACAAAAGAAGACCAGTAGTCTCCTCCAGAAGGCGGCGAGGCGCCTCAAAACCACCGGATGAGGCTGACGGAGAGATCCCGGCGAGATTGTCGATGCTGAAGAAGCTGATACCATGCACGGTGGATGGAAAAGTGAAGGAAAGCTTCGCGGTGGTGAAGAAATCGGCGGACCCATACGAGGATTTCAAGAACTCGATGATGGAAATGATTTTGGAGAAGCAAATGTTCGAGAAGAAGGATTTGGAGCAAATGTTGCAGTGTTTCTTGTCGTTGAATTCCAGGCATTATCATGGGATCATTCTTCAGGCTTTTTCTCATATTTTGGACTCCATTTTTACTACTTCCACTCTTCATCACCCATGAATTTCCACAT
Proteins encoded:
- the LOC140885212 gene encoding uncharacterized protein translates to MANNLKLRICRAVASTMQSCRSKDPNSTLPQNPVPPPPLSAAHFPSFHEHHLASAGETFEWKKEGKWHVVDKICDKTTPRREIKMSGNSPPPPELDKKKRRVKKKKKKKKKKKNVPSRLRVSTSSGDSGWYSSECGGGGGAGGLERDHDEEETETLMNNNISTDDSPAHKQQHRNMMINKRRPVVSSRRRRGASKPPDEADGEIPARLSMLKKLIPCTVDGKVKESFAVVKKSADPYEDFKNSMMEMILEKQMFEKKDLEQMLQCFLSLNSRHYHGIILQAFSHILDSIFTTSTLHHP